A DNA window from Comamonas fluminis contains the following coding sequences:
- a CDS encoding IS3 family transposase (programmed frameshift), which translates to MTRHTETIEVITRDQRRRRWSATEKAALVRKTYEPGMSVSLVARQEGVSASLLFTWRRLDREGALVAVSAGEAVVPASELAAARAEIAKLQRVLGKKTLENEILKEAVELGRRKKVDCALALVAGGRPMKSVCSALGVARSNLYVRHRRPSDWRDGRSGRAPAQDEALLVDIRRHIAELPSYGYRRAGALLNRERRSQGQQVLNHKRIYRVMAQHRLLLPKAPKRRHSSRVHDGQVSVPMSNMRWCSDGFEIKCDSGETVTATFAKDCCDREILAWRAWKGKGLAGEPVRDMLVEAVERRFGTVEAVPLEHELEFLTDNGSAYIAHETRGIARSLGLKPINTPVCSPQSNGMAESFVNTFKRDYMSRMDLRDAPTVLAQLPGAFEHFNEVHPHSSLKMMSPREFRRRQNHPAHQG; encoded by the exons ATGACTAGACATACAGAGACGATTGAGGTCATCACCCGAGACCAGCGCAGGCGACGCTGGTCGGCTACCGAGAAGGCGGCCTTGGTTCGCAAAACTTATGAGCCAGGCATGAGCGTGTCGCTCGTAGCCCGCCAGGAGGGTGTGTCAGCGAGCTTGCTATTCACTTGGCGGCGACTGGATCGTGAAGGCGCGCTGGTGGCCGTGAGCGCAGGCGAAGCGGTTGTGCCAGCTTCGGAACTGGCCGCAGCTCGCGCCGAGATCGCCAAGCTGCAACGTGTGCTGGGCAAAAAGACCTTGGAGAACGAGATACTCAAGGAAGCCGTGGAGCTCG GCCGCCGCAAAAAAGTGGATTGCGCGCTCGCCCTTGTTGCCGGGGGACGACCAATGAAGTCGGTCTGCTCAGCGCTGGGTGTGGCGCGCTCGAATCTGTATGTGCGCCATCGCAGGCCCAGTGACTGGCGAGATGGCCGCAGTGGCCGTGCGCCAGCCCAGGATGAGGCATTGCTGGTCGATATTCGCCGCCACATTGCCGAGTTGCCTAGCTATGGCTATCGCCGCGCCGGTGCGCTGCTCAATCGAGAGCGGCGTTCGCAAGGTCAACAGGTGCTGAACCACAAGCGCATCTATCGGGTCATGGCGCAGCATCGACTGCTGTTGCCCAAGGCGCCCAAGCGCCGGCATTCGAGCCGTGTTCACGATGGCCAGGTCAGTGTGCCGATGAGCAACATGCGCTGGTGCTCTGACGGCTTTGAGATCAAGTGCGATTCGGGCGAGACGGTCACAGCCACCTTCGCCAAGGACTGCTGCGACCGGGAGATCCTGGCCTGGCGAGCTTGGAAGGGCAAGGGACTTGCGGGAGAGCCGGTGCGCGATATGCTGGTGGAAGCCGTGGAGCGGCGCTTTGGCACGGTTGAAGCCGTGCCCCTGGAGCATGAATTGGAGTTCCTTACCGACAACGGCAGCGCCTACATCGCGCACGAGACGCGTGGCATTGCTAGATCGCTGGGCTTGAAGCCGATCAACACGCCCGTGTGTAGCCCGCAGAGCAACGGCATGGCCGAGAGCTTCGTGAATACCTTCAAGCGCGACTACATGAGCCGTATGGACCTGCGTGACGCGCCGACGGTGCTGGCGCAATTGCCGGGTGCGTTCGAGCACTTCAACGAAGTTCACCCGCATTCGAGTTTGAAGATGATGTCGCCCAGGGAGTTCCGACGACGGCAGAATCACCCCGCCCATCAGGGCTAA
- a CDS encoding transposase: MSDQVRKAAACKRGISGAKTSLGVEIGAYIDLASTLVGRRVHRVAKLTEIWEAAALSGALPHDPQSVAVQTFQFTLRHYQHMNELRSQLEQQAQDLLGNEVDYINLLSLPGVGPINALTILAEAGNMRRFGHHRQFLKFCGFDLAKSQSGVHRGREQLSKRGNARLRLAFWLAAVVAVRARENSFREKYDRYVSSNPKDQDLKRKALTAVAAKMARVAYGIIKKGQPYRRFFEQSLPSGSIPLSCAVGALA; this comes from the coding sequence TTGAGTGACCAAGTTCGAAAGGCTGCTGCTTGTAAACGCGGAATATCCGGAGCCAAGACCTCACTAGGGGTAGAAATTGGCGCTTACATTGATCTGGCCTCTACCCTGGTTGGGCGACGTGTGCATCGTGTTGCGAAACTCACTGAGATATGGGAAGCAGCGGCTCTTTCTGGGGCGTTGCCACATGATCCGCAAAGCGTTGCCGTTCAAACGTTCCAGTTCACATTGCGTCACTATCAGCATATGAACGAGCTGCGCAGCCAACTTGAGCAACAAGCGCAGGATTTACTGGGCAATGAAGTGGATTACATCAACCTGTTGTCCCTTCCTGGCGTCGGCCCGATCAACGCCTTGACGATCCTCGCCGAGGCTGGGAATATGCGCCGCTTTGGACATCATCGCCAGTTTTTAAAGTTCTGTGGCTTTGATCTGGCTAAAAGCCAGTCTGGCGTTCACCGTGGACGAGAGCAATTATCCAAACGGGGCAATGCCCGCCTGCGCCTGGCATTCTGGCTAGCGGCAGTGGTCGCAGTCCGTGCGCGTGAGAATTCGTTTCGTGAGAAGTACGACCGATATGTCAGCAGCAATCCCAAAGACCAAGACCTCAAGCGCAAAGCGCTGACAGCCGTGGCTGCAAAGATGGCCCGTGTTGCCTACGGAATTATCAAGAAGGGCCAGCCTTATCGGCGGTTCTTTGAACAGAGTTTGCCCAGCGGATCGATCCCTCTCAGTTGTGCCGTCGGGGCGCTGGCTTAG